In [Leptolyngbya] sp. PCC 7376, a genomic segment contains:
- the crtB gene encoding 15-cis-phytoene synthase CrtB, with product MLQLSRLQNYQPTASSFISCEEAYEYCRKITAKYSKTFYLGTLLMPREKREAIWAIYVWCRRTDELVDGPEAVNTTPETLDSWERDLESVFAGQPIADPDVALIDSLNRFPLDIQPFRDMIAGQRMDLYRSRYETFEDLKLYCYRVAGTVGLMSGSVMGLEVPTNSAPWDKNKPLATPIDEAVALGIANQLTNILRDVGEDRERGRVYLPLEDLERFNYSEKELFDGVIDERWRSLMKFEITRARKYYDMAESGIRSLHPDARWPVWSALMLYKGILDVIEANDYDVFSKRAYVPTLRKMRYLPIAWLRSQVL from the coding sequence ATGCTGCAATTGTCTAGACTTCAGAATTACCAACCAACAGCCTCGTCTTTCATTTCTTGTGAGGAGGCCTATGAATACTGCCGTAAGATTACAGCCAAGTATTCAAAAACGTTTTATCTAGGCACCTTACTGATGCCACGCGAAAAGCGGGAGGCAATTTGGGCGATTTATGTCTGGTGTCGCCGTACCGATGAGCTGGTAGATGGGCCAGAAGCGGTGAATACAACTCCAGAAACTCTAGATAGCTGGGAGCGAGATTTAGAGTCTGTCTTTGCGGGGCAACCTATTGCTGACCCGGATGTTGCCTTAATAGATAGCTTGAATCGCTTTCCTCTGGATATCCAGCCGTTTAGAGATATGATTGCGGGTCAACGGATGGATCTATACCGCAGTCGTTATGAAACATTCGAAGACTTAAAACTTTATTGTTATCGTGTTGCCGGTACAGTTGGCTTGATGTCTGGCTCTGTCATGGGCTTAGAAGTACCAACAAACTCTGCACCTTGGGACAAAAATAAGCCCCTTGCTACGCCTATTGATGAGGCGGTTGCTTTAGGGATTGCGAACCAGCTTACAAATATTTTGCGGGATGTTGGTGAAGATCGAGAGCGGGGACGTGTTTATCTGCCTTTAGAAGATCTAGAGCGGTTTAATTATTCTGAGAAAGAATTGTTTGATGGCGTAATAGATGAACGTTGGCGATCGCTAATGAAGTTCGAGATTACTCGGGCTCGTAAATATTACGACATGGCAGAAAGTGGCATCCGCTCTCTACACCCTGACGCGCGTTGGCCAGTGTGGTCAGCATTAATGCTCTACAAAGGAATTCTCGATGTGATTGAGGCGAATGACTATGACGTTTTTAGTAAGCGCGCATATGTGCCCACACTTCGCAAGATGAGATATTTACCAATCGCATGGCTCCGTTCTCAAGTTCTCTAG
- the pds gene encoding 15-cis-phytoene desaturase codes for MRVAIAGAGLAGLSCAKYLVDAGHTPIVLERRNVLGGKVAAWQDEDGDWYETGLHIFFGAYPNMLQLFKELDIEDRLQWKEHTMIFNQPDAPGTYSRFDFPDLPAPVNGVLAILKNNDMLTWEEKIKFGIGLIPAMVQGQKYVEEMDKYSWSEWMQKQNIPERVEKEVFIAMSKALNFINPDEISATILLTALNRFLQEKNGSKMAFLDGSPTERLCQPIVDYITERGGEVHLKRPLKEFVLNDDGTVKGFLLRGLDGQPDEMFTADAYVSAMPVDPLKVMLPSAWQEQSFFKKLDGLEGVPVINLHMWFDRKLTDVDHLLFSRSPLLSVYADMSNTCRGYYSDKSMLELVLAPAKDWISKSDEEIIAATMEELKQLFPDDFTGDDQAELLKYHVVKTPRSVYKSIPGCQAFRPSQETPIKNFFLTGDYTMQRYLASMEGAVLSGKLTAQAVAKAAETTLSNTTDAVSVAV; via the coding sequence ATGCGTGTTGCGATCGCCGGAGCCGGACTAGCAGGATTATCTTGTGCTAAGTATCTAGTAGATGCAGGACATACTCCCATTGTGTTAGAGAGGAGAAATGTTTTAGGCGGTAAAGTGGCAGCATGGCAAGACGAAGATGGTGACTGGTACGAGACCGGACTACACATCTTCTTTGGTGCGTATCCAAATATGCTCCAACTTTTTAAAGAATTAGATATTGAAGATCGGTTGCAGTGGAAAGAACACACGATGATCTTCAACCAACCTGATGCCCCTGGAACTTACTCTCGCTTCGATTTTCCTGACTTGCCTGCACCCGTGAATGGTGTCCTCGCAATTTTGAAAAACAATGACATGCTGACTTGGGAAGAAAAAATCAAGTTTGGTATAGGTCTAATTCCTGCGATGGTTCAAGGCCAGAAGTATGTCGAAGAAATGGATAAATACTCCTGGTCAGAGTGGATGCAGAAACAAAACATCCCTGAACGTGTTGAGAAAGAAGTCTTTATCGCAATGTCGAAAGCGCTGAACTTTATCAATCCTGATGAGATTTCTGCAACAATTCTCCTAACTGCCCTAAACCGTTTCTTACAAGAAAAGAACGGCTCAAAAATGGCCTTTCTGGATGGGTCTCCCACAGAGCGCTTGTGTCAACCGATTGTTGATTACATTACAGAGCGAGGTGGCGAAGTCCATTTGAAGCGCCCTCTAAAAGAATTTGTATTGAATGATGACGGTACTGTTAAAGGCTTTTTGCTTAGGGGCTTAGATGGGCAGCCCGATGAGATGTTTACAGCTGATGCCTATGTGTCAGCGATGCCTGTTGACCCTCTCAAGGTGATGTTGCCCTCAGCTTGGCAAGAGCAATCTTTTTTCAAAAAACTAGATGGTTTAGAAGGTGTGCCTGTGATCAACCTCCATATGTGGTTTGATCGTAAGCTGACTGATGTGGATCATCTTCTGTTCTCGCGATCACCGCTTCTGAGCGTTTATGCAGATATGAGTAATACTTGTCGCGGCTATTACAGCGATAAGTCCATGTTGGAATTGGTATTAGCCCCCGCAAAAGATTGGATTTCGAAATCCGACGAAGAGATCATTGCGGCAACAATGGAGGAATTGAAGCAATTATTCCCTGATGACTTTACCGGTGATGATCAAGCAGAATTGCTAAAATACCATGTCGTCAAAACGCCCCGCTCGGTTTATAAATCTATTCCAGGGTGTCAAGCTTTCCGTCCTTCCCAAGAGACACCCATTAAAAACTTTTTCCTCACAGGCGATTACACAATGCAGCGTTACCTTGCCAGTATGGAAGGCGCTGTATTGTCTGGAAAACTAACCGCCCAAGCAGTTGCTAAAGCTGCTGAGACAACCCTTTCTAACACCACCGATGCTGTATCGGTCGCCGTATAA
- a CDS encoding universal stress protein, whose translation MFHSALICTDFTDGLDRLTDCIENLVRGGLSKIVFFHSVPLWEEGNIPRVDKEKITEVQALLSKALVHVPDGADIKVEVVSGKPLDNIGKVIDEYGCEVIIVGTPIRNLIQEKMFGSTSMGFMKSLKKPVMILRPQIVSTYTREELALRCQHLWRYLLLPYNDSDEAKHLVAQVKRFAEKAPEGSLQKCYLSWALDDSGIQRLQIDALKKNAVNKLAAVQAELEAVGLTVKTSVEVGAPLSKIIEIAIREDISAIAIASKPRNQLLELTIHSFASDLLHRNWFPTLFFPM comes from the coding sequence ATGTTCCATAGCGCTTTAATCTGCACAGACTTTACCGACGGTTTAGATCGCCTCACTGACTGCATTGAAAACCTCGTGCGAGGTGGATTATCAAAAATTGTTTTTTTCCATAGTGTGCCCCTGTGGGAAGAAGGAAATATTCCTCGCGTTGACAAAGAAAAAATCACTGAAGTTCAGGCCTTACTTTCCAAAGCCCTTGTGCATGTGCCTGATGGTGCTGATATCAAAGTGGAAGTTGTTTCCGGGAAGCCCCTAGACAATATTGGTAAAGTTATTGATGAATATGGTTGTGAGGTCATTATCGTTGGCACACCCATTAGGAATTTAATTCAAGAAAAAATGTTTGGCAGTACCAGCATGGGCTTCATGAAGTCCTTGAAAAAGCCTGTGATGATTCTGCGTCCTCAGATTGTTTCGACCTACACCCGAGAAGAGCTTGCGTTGAGATGCCAGCATCTTTGGCGCTATTTACTATTGCCTTACAACGATAGTGATGAAGCGAAACATCTAGTTGCTCAAGTAAAGCGTTTTGCTGAAAAGGCTCCTGAGGGATCTTTGCAAAAGTGTTATTTGTCTTGGGCCTTGGATGATAGTGGTATCCAACGCTTGCAGATTGATGCTTTGAAGAAAAACGCTGTAAACAAATTGGCGGCAGTGCAGGCTGAGCTAGAGGCTGTTGGTTTGACCGTTAAAACTTCGGTTGAGGTTGGTGCACCCTTAAGCAAAATCATTGAGATTGCTATTAGAGAGGATATTAGTGCGATCGCCATTGCTAGCAAACCTCGTAATCAACTTCTTGAATTAACCATTCATAGCTTCGCTAGTGACCTCCTGCACCGCAACTGGTTTCCGACGTTATTTTTCCCGATGTGA
- a CDS encoding NblA/ycf18 family protein, with product MFPGENELSLEQKFSLRSFESQVQQMNREQAQEYLIKLYEQMLSRENMYKEVIKHQWGL from the coding sequence ATGTTTCCCGGTGAAAACGAACTTTCCTTAGAGCAAAAATTCAGTTTGCGTTCTTTTGAAAGTCAAGTACAGCAAATGAATCGCGAGCAAGCGCAAGAGTATCTTATTAAACTCTATGAGCAGATGTTGTCCCGCGAGAATATGTATAAAGAAGTGATTAAACATCAATGGGGTCTGTAA